In Natronomonas halophila, one DNA window encodes the following:
- the leuC gene encoding 3-isopropylmalate dehydratase large subunit — translation MSKGTLYDKVWDRHKVTTLPNGQDQLFVGLHLIHEVTSPQAFGMLRERDIEVARPDLTHATVDHIVPTADQSRPLDNDAAEEMMAELEENVREAGIELDDPTTGNQGIVHVIGPEQGITQPGKTIVCGDSHTSTHGAFGALAFGIGTSQIRDVLATQTVAMEKKKVRKIEVTGELGEGVTAKDIILTIIRRLGTEGGVGYVYEYAGEAIENLGMEGRMSICNMSIEGGARAGYVNPDETTYEWLKGTDEFEDDPERFEELKPYWESIKSDENAEYDDVVTIDGSEIEPVVTWGTTPGQGIGITEEIPAPEDLREDKQDTARRAQEHMRVEPGETMEGYNIDVAFLGSCTNARLPDLRAAAEIVKDREVHDSVRAMVVPGSQRVKAAAEAEGLDEVFKEAGFDWREAGCSMCLGMNDDQLVGDEACASSSNRNFVGRQGSKDGRTVLMSPEMVAAAAVTGEVTDVRELPKAEVEA, via the coding sequence ATGAGCAAGGGCACGCTCTACGACAAGGTCTGGGACCGACACAAGGTCACGACGCTGCCGAACGGGCAGGACCAGCTGTTCGTCGGGCTTCACCTCATCCACGAGGTCACCAGCCCGCAGGCCTTCGGGATGCTCCGGGAACGCGACATCGAAGTCGCCCGTCCGGACCTGACCCACGCGACGGTCGACCACATCGTCCCGACCGCCGACCAGTCGCGGCCGCTGGACAACGACGCCGCCGAGGAGATGATGGCGGAACTCGAGGAGAACGTCCGCGAGGCCGGCATCGAACTGGACGACCCGACGACGGGCAACCAGGGCATCGTCCACGTCATCGGGCCGGAGCAGGGCATCACCCAGCCCGGCAAGACCATCGTCTGCGGTGACAGCCACACCTCCACCCACGGCGCCTTCGGCGCGCTGGCGTTCGGTATCGGCACCTCCCAGATTCGGGACGTGCTGGCGACCCAGACGGTCGCGATGGAGAAAAAGAAGGTCCGCAAAATCGAGGTCACCGGCGAACTCGGTGAGGGCGTCACCGCCAAGGACATCATCCTGACCATCATCCGCCGCCTGGGCACCGAGGGCGGCGTCGGCTACGTCTACGAGTACGCCGGCGAGGCCATCGAGAACCTCGGGATGGAAGGTCGGATGTCCATCTGTAACATGTCCATCGAGGGCGGCGCTCGCGCGGGCTACGTCAACCCCGACGAGACCACCTACGAGTGGCTGAAGGGGACGGACGAATTCGAGGACGACCCCGAGCGCTTCGAGGAACTGAAGCCCTACTGGGAGTCCATCAAGTCCGACGAGAACGCCGAATACGACGACGTCGTCACCATCGACGGCTCCGAAATCGAACCCGTCGTCACGTGGGGGACCACCCCCGGCCAGGGTATCGGCATCACCGAGGAGATTCCCGCACCGGAGGACCTCCGCGAGGACAAACAGGACACCGCCCGTCGCGCACAGGAACACATGCGCGTCGAACCCGGCGAGACGATGGAGGGCTACAACATCGACGTGGCTTTCCTCGGTTCCTGTACGAACGCCCGACTGCCCGACCTACGAGCAGCGGCGGAAATCGTCAAGGACCGCGAGGTTCATGATTCGGTCCGCGCGATGGTCGTCCCCGGTAGCCAGCGCGTCAAGGCCGCCGCCGAAGCCGAAGGCCTCGACGAGGTGTTCAAGGAAGCCGGCTTCGACTGGCGCGAGGCCGGCTGTTCGATGTGTCTCGGCATGAACGACGACCAACTGGTCGGCGACGAGGCGTGTGCCTCCTCGTCGAACCGAAACTTCGTCGGCCGGCAAGGTTCGAAGGACGGCCGGACCGTCCTGATGAGCCCCGAGATGGTCGCCGCCGCGGCGGTCACCGGCGAAGTGACGGACGTGCGTGAACTGCCGAAGGCGGAGGTGGAGGCATAA
- the ilvB gene encoding biosynthetic-type acetolactate synthase large subunit, with amino-acid sequence MSGEPAQVPSDSDADAETGPKDIETGADAVVRALENAGVEHLFGVQGGAIMPVYDALYDSEMTHITMGHEQGAAHAADAYGIVSGEPGVCMATSGPGATNLVTGLADSNMDSDPVIALTGQVSTDFVGSDAFQETDTVGVTTPITKANFFADDSEAVGTDVGTAFALAKRGRQGPTLVDLPKDVTKGEASEDPGEPQTPSTYNPPETAEPESVSEAADVLAQADKPVILAGGGVIKAEASEELREFATEHEIPVITTMPGIGAFPEDHDLALEMAGMHGTGYANMAITLTDCMLAIGTRFDDRLTGGVETFAPDAEVIHVDIDPAEISKNVEADYPLVGDAKAVVKQLSTAMPHAPEADSWREQVQEWKAEYPMDYSAPEDEPVKPQYIVERFDEETADDAIVTTGVGQHQMWACQYWTYKEPRTWVSSHGLGAMGYGVPSAIGAKIAAPDQEVVCFDGDGSFLMTCQGLSVAVREDLDITIVVLNNAAIGMVRQWQDAFFGERHMASEYPWVPDFDTLAEAFGARGFRIDTYEEVDEVVEEALAYDGPSVVDAHIDPGENVYPMVPSGGDNGLFALAEDQL; translated from the coding sequence ATGAGCGGCGAACCGGCCCAGGTCCCTTCGGACTCCGACGCGGACGCCGAGACGGGACCCAAGGACATCGAGACGGGCGCGGACGCAGTCGTGCGCGCGCTCGAGAACGCAGGCGTTGAGCACCTCTTCGGGGTGCAGGGCGGCGCTATCATGCCGGTTTACGACGCCCTGTACGACTCCGAGATGACACACATCACGATGGGCCACGAGCAGGGCGCGGCCCACGCCGCCGACGCCTACGGCATCGTCTCCGGCGAGCCGGGCGTCTGTATGGCCACTTCCGGGCCGGGCGCGACCAACCTCGTGACGGGATTGGCCGACTCCAACATGGACTCGGACCCCGTCATCGCACTGACGGGCCAGGTGTCGACGGATTTCGTCGGCAGCGACGCCTTCCAGGAGACCGACACCGTCGGCGTCACCACCCCCATCACGAAGGCCAACTTCTTCGCCGACGATTCCGAGGCAGTCGGCACCGACGTCGGCACCGCCTTCGCGCTCGCGAAACGTGGCCGGCAGGGCCCGACGCTCGTCGACCTGCCGAAGGACGTGACGAAAGGCGAGGCAAGCGAGGACCCCGGCGAACCCCAGACCCCGAGTACGTACAACCCGCCGGAGACGGCCGAGCCCGAATCCGTCTCCGAGGCGGCCGACGTGCTGGCACAGGCCGACAAGCCCGTCATTCTGGCGGGCGGCGGCGTCATCAAGGCCGAGGCCAGCGAGGAACTGCGCGAGTTCGCGACGGAACACGAGATTCCGGTCATCACGACGATGCCCGGCATCGGCGCGTTCCCCGAGGACCACGACCTCGCCTTAGAGATGGCCGGCATGCACGGCACTGGCTACGCCAACATGGCCATCACGCTGACCGACTGTATGCTGGCTATCGGGACGCGCTTCGACGACCGCCTGACCGGCGGCGTCGAAACCTTCGCCCCCGACGCGGAGGTCATCCACGTCGACATCGACCCCGCGGAGATTTCGAAGAACGTCGAGGCCGATTACCCGCTGGTCGGCGACGCGAAGGCCGTCGTCAAACAACTGTCGACGGCGATGCCGCACGCGCCGGAGGCAGACAGTTGGCGCGAGCAGGTCCAGGAGTGGAAAGCCGAGTACCCGATGGACTACTCGGCGCCCGAGGACGAACCGGTCAAGCCGCAGTACATCGTCGAGCGCTTCGACGAGGAGACGGCCGACGACGCCATCGTCACGACCGGCGTCGGTCAACACCAGATGTGGGCCTGCCAGTACTGGACCTACAAGGAACCGCGCACGTGGGTGTCCTCCCACGGCCTCGGCGCGATGGGCTACGGCGTGCCCTCCGCCATCGGCGCGAAAATCGCGGCGCCCGACCAGGAGGTCGTCTGCTTCGACGGCGACGGCTCCTTCTTGATGACGTGTCAGGGGCTGTCGGTTGCCGTCCGTGAAGACCTGGATATCACCATCGTCGTGCTGAACAACGCTGCCATCGGCATGGTCCGCCAGTGGCAGGACGCCTTCTTCGGCGAGCGACACATGGCTTCGGAGTACCCGTGGGTGCCGGACTTCGACACCCTCGCGGAGGCCTTCGGCGCACGCGGCTTCCGCATCGACACCTACGAGGAGGTCGACGAAGTCGTCGAAGAAGCCCTCGCGTACGACGGCCCGAGCGTCGTCGACGCGCACATCGACCCCGGCGAGAACGTCTATCCGATGGTGCCGAGCGGCGGCGACAACGGCCTGTTCGCCCTCGCGGAGGACCAGCTATGA
- the ilvC gene encoding ketol-acid reductoisomerase, with amino-acid sequence MTDATIYYDDDADSTALDDKTVAVLGYGSQGHAHAQNLDDSGVDVVVGLREDSSSRDAAESDGLDVATPRNAAEQADLVSVLVPDTVQPAVYEEIAPVLEPGDTLQFAHGFNIHYGQIEPSEDVNVTMVAPKSPGHLVRRNYENDEGTPGLLAVYQDANGEAHDVGLAYAKAIGCTRAGVVETTFREETETDLFGEQAVLCGGVTSLVKQGYETLVEAGYSREMAYFECLNELKLIVDLMYEGGNSEMWDSVSDTAEYGGLTRGDRVVDEHAREQMEEVLEEVQNGEFAREWINENQAGRPSYKQLREAEKNHDIEDVGEDLRALFAWGEE; translated from the coding sequence ATGACTGACGCGACTATCTACTACGACGACGACGCCGACAGCACCGCACTCGACGACAAGACCGTAGCCGTTCTCGGTTACGGGAGTCAGGGCCACGCCCACGCACAGAACCTCGACGATTCCGGGGTCGACGTGGTCGTCGGCCTGCGCGAGGATTCCTCTTCGCGAGACGCCGCCGAATCCGATGGCCTCGACGTGGCGACGCCCCGCAACGCCGCCGAGCAGGCCGACCTCGTGAGCGTGCTGGTCCCCGACACCGTCCAGCCCGCCGTCTACGAGGAGATTGCACCCGTCCTCGAACCGGGCGACACGCTGCAGTTCGCCCACGGGTTCAACATCCACTACGGACAGATCGAACCGAGCGAGGACGTCAACGTCACGATGGTCGCGCCGAAGTCGCCGGGGCACCTCGTCCGCCGCAACTACGAGAACGACGAGGGGACCCCCGGCCTGCTGGCGGTCTATCAGGACGCCAACGGCGAGGCCCACGACGTCGGCCTCGCCTACGCGAAGGCCATCGGCTGTACCCGCGCGGGCGTCGTCGAGACGACGTTCCGCGAGGAGACCGAAACCGACCTCTTCGGCGAGCAGGCCGTCCTCTGTGGCGGCGTCACCTCGCTGGTCAAGCAGGGCTACGAGACGCTCGTCGAGGCCGGTTACTCCCGCGAGATGGCCTACTTCGAGTGCCTGAACGAACTGAAACTGATTGTCGACCTCATGTACGAGGGCGGCAACAGCGAGATGTGGGACTCCGTCTCCGACACCGCCGAATACGGCGGGCTGACCCGCGGCGACCGCGTGGTCGACGAGCACGCCCGCGAGCAGATGGAGGAGGTTCTCGAAGAGGTCCAGAACGGCGAGTTCGCCCGCGAGTGGATCAACGAGAACCAGGCGGGCCGCCCGAGCTACAAACAGCTTCGAGAAGCCGAGAAGAACCACGACATCGAGGACGTGGGCGAGGACCTGCGCGCGCTGTTCGCGTGGGGTGAGGAATAG
- the ilvN gene encoding acetolactate synthase small subunit: MSRRDEDRRQGLEGPEPEERKRPVGRRNSQGIRVDPEVEAEHEPRRTIISAYVENEPGVLARVSGLFHRRQFNIESLTVGPTQNEGYSRITLVIEEPEPGIDQAKKQLEKVLPVVHVRELDNKPVARELVILKVNGDEPDKVQAITEMYDGQTLDAGPRTVTVQITGDESKIDDAIDAYEQFGIREIARTGQAALARGEEETARVDETHT; the protein is encoded by the coding sequence ATGAGCCGACGCGACGAGGACCGCCGACAGGGCCTGGAAGGCCCCGAACCCGAGGAGCGAAAGCGGCCGGTCGGCCGCCGGAACTCTCAGGGTATCCGCGTCGACCCCGAGGTCGAGGCGGAACACGAGCCCCGCCGGACCATCATCTCCGCGTACGTCGAGAACGAACCCGGCGTCTTGGCTCGCGTCTCCGGGCTGTTCCACCGCCGCCAGTTCAACATCGAATCGCTGACCGTCGGCCCGACCCAGAACGAGGGCTACTCCCGTATCACCCTCGTCATCGAGGAACCCGAACCGGGCATCGACCAGGCGAAAAAACAACTCGAGAAAGTGCTGCCGGTCGTCCACGTTCGCGAACTGGACAACAAGCCGGTGGCCCGCGAACTGGTCATTCTGAAGGTCAACGGTGACGAGCCGGACAAGGTTCAGGCCATCACGGAGATGTACGACGGACAGACGCTGGACGCCGGGCCCCGGACCGTGACGGTCCAGATTACCGGCGACGAGAGCAAGATCGACGACGCCATCGACGCCTACGAGCAGTTCGGTATCCGGGAAATCGCCCGGACCGGGCAGGCAGCACTGGCACGTGGCGAAGAGGAAACCGCACGCGTTGACGAGACCCATACATGA
- the leuD gene encoding 3-isopropylmalate dehydratase small subunit: MADETEIPSVEHVEGTGIPVRGNDIDTDQIIPARFMKVVTFDGLGEFAFFDQRFDDEDNEKDHPFNEEQYQDANVLVVNSNFGCGSSREHAPQALVRWGIDAIIGESFAEIFAGNCLALGVPTVTADTETIRELQDYVEKYPDSEIEIDVEAETVSYDDRVVEVDVDDAQRKALVDGIWDTTALMKSNTEAIADTAASLPYIEDPEARKGHADD, translated from the coding sequence ATGGCCGACGAAACCGAGATCCCCAGCGTCGAACACGTCGAAGGGACCGGCATTCCGGTCCGCGGCAACGACATCGACACCGACCAGATCATCCCGGCGCGCTTCATGAAGGTCGTCACCTTCGACGGCCTCGGGGAGTTCGCCTTCTTCGACCAGCGGTTCGACGACGAGGACAACGAGAAGGACCACCCGTTCAACGAGGAGCAGTATCAGGACGCCAACGTCCTGGTCGTCAACTCCAACTTCGGCTGTGGCTCCTCCCGTGAACACGCCCCGCAGGCGCTGGTCCGCTGGGGTATCGATGCCATCATCGGCGAGTCCTTCGCCGAGATTTTCGCGGGTAACTGTCTCGCGCTGGGTGTGCCGACCGTCACTGCCGACACCGAGACCATCCGCGAACTGCAGGACTACGTCGAGAAGTACCCCGACAGCGAAATCGAAATCGACGTCGAAGCGGAGACGGTCTCCTACGACGACCGTGTCGTCGAAGTCGACGTCGACGACGCCCAGCGGAAGGCGCTGGTCGACGGCATCTGGGACACGACGGCCCTGATGAAATCCAACACCGAGGCCATCGCCGACACCGCCGCGTCGCTGCCGTACATCGAGGACCCCGAAGCGCGGAAGGGACACGCCGATGACTGA